CGCCGGCCTGGGCGAAGGGCTGGGAGGAGGTGGCGGTGCCGGCGGCGAGGTCGAGGACCTTCTGGGCGGGGCGGGCGTCCACTGCCTTTGCGACTGCCTTGCGCCAGAGGCGGGCCTGGCCGAGGGAGAGCACGTCGTTGGTGAGGTCGTAGCGTTCTGCTACGTCGTCGAACATGGTGGCGACTTCGTGCGGCTGCTTGTCCAAGGTGGCTCGGGTCACCCGGCCCATTGTGTCAGGCCGGTCTTCTGCCTTGGCGGCGGGCTCTTTCGCCTGCGGCGGGCTCGTTCGCCTGCGGCGGGCTTTCTCGCGGTTGCGTCTGCCCCGCTTGGGCGCGTTCGCGGGTGCGGGTTCGTTGTGGTTGCTCGCGCAGTTCCCCGCGCCCCTAACTGGTCCACCTCGCCCGGCGCCTTTGAAAGCACCCGACTGGTCCACCTCGCCCGGCGCCTTTGAAAGCACCCGACTGGTCCACCTCGCCCGGTGCCTTGAAAGCGCCCGACTGGTCCACCTCGCCCGGCGCCTCGAAGGCAACCGACTGGTCCATCTCGCCCGGTGCCTTGAAAGCACCCGACTGGTCCGCCTCGCCCGGCGCCTTTGAAAGCGCCCGACTGGTCCACCTCGCCCGGTGCCTCGAAGGCAACCGTCCCCGTGAGGGAGCATCACCCCTGGCCACGGCAGGGTCAGCGTGCCCTGTAGACCAACCTGCCCTCGAGCACCGTTGCCACGCACGTGGCCGCGCCCCGTCTCACCAGGTCTTGGCGGTCTCGTACGTCGAAGATCGCGAAGCGGGCCGGGGAGGACCGGGAGAGGGGTGGGAGGAGGATCAAGGGGGTTGGGGAGAGGGATGGGGGGCCGGGGAGGGTCGGGGGGCGGTGGCCCACCGGTAGGGATGCTCTGCGGACCGCGTCCACGGCCGGGCGGGCGCGGAGGTCGCCGGCGACCGCCACCGTGCCGTGCGCCAGGAGGCGCTGGACGCCGCGGCGGGCGCTCGCCCCGAGGCGGGCGGGGTCGGCGGCGAAGATCGCGCGGGCGCGTTCGCCGCCGATGGGGTCGACACCGAGCGTGTCGGACTCGCGCGGGTCGGGGTGGTACGTCGCCTCCAGGAGTTCGGGGGCGTACGGGTTGAGGAGGCCGGGGGTCAGGATGCCGGGCCAGCGGCGGACGCGGGCCGACGGGTGCGCCGCGGCCAGGTCGTCGTACGGACCGACCGCCGCGACGCTCGCCCCGGAGACCAGGACCGCCGTCTCCGGGGTGTGCTCGGCGACGTGGAGGGTGAGCAAGAGAGGTCTCGCCGGGCTCAGTTGGAGGCGAGGAGCTTGAGCTCCGGGTGGGCCGTGCCGCCCTCGATCGCCGTGGAGGAGATGTGCGAGGCCACGCGGTCGTCGACCGGGTCGTTCGCCGGGTCGTCGTGCACGACGAGGTGCTCGTACGTCGTGGCGCGCTGCGCCGGGACCCGGTCCGCCGTGCGGATCATGTCGATCATGTCGCGCAGGTTGTTGCGGTGCTTGGCGCCCGCCGACGAGACGACGTTCTCCTCCAGCATGACCGAGCCCAGGTCGTCCGCTCCGTAGTGGAGGGTGAGCTGGCCCGCCTCCTTGCCGGTCGTCAGCCAGGAGCCCTGGATGTGCGCGACGTTGTCGAGGAAGATCCGGGAGATCGCGATCATGCGGATGTACTCGAAGATCGTCGCCTGGGTGCGGCCCTTGAGGTGGTTGTTCTCGGGCTGGTACGTGTACGGGATGAAGGCGCGGAAGCCACCCGTCCGGTCCTGCACGTCGCGGATCATCCGGAGGTGCTCGATGCGCTCGGCGTTCGTCTCGCCCGTGCCCATGAGCATCGTGGACGTGGACTCCACGCCCAGGTTGTGGGAGATCTCCATGATCTCCAGCCAGCGCTCGCCGGACTCCTTGAGGGGGGCGATGGCCTTGCGGGGGCGCGCGGGGAGCAGCTCGGCGCCGGCGCCCGCGAAGGAGTCGAGACCCGCCGCGTTGATGCGCTGGATGGCCTCCTCCACGGAGACCTTCGAGATGCGGGCCATGTGCTCGACCTCGGACGCGCCGAGGGAGTGGATGACCAGCTGCGGGAATTCCTTCTTGATCGCCGCGAAGTGCTTCTCGTAGTACTCGACGCCGTAGTCCGGGTGGTGGCCGCCCTGGAACATGATCTGGGTGCCGCCCAGCTCGACGGTCTCCGCGCAGCGGCGCAGGATGTCGTCGAGGTCGCGGCTCCAGCCCTTCTTCGTGTCCTTCGGAGCGGCGTAGAACGCGCAGAACTTGCACGCCGTCACGCAGACGTTCGTGTAGTTGATGTTGCGCTCGATGATGTACGTCGCGATGTGCTCCGTACCGGCGTACCGACGGCGGCGCACGGCGTCGGCGGCGGCGCCGAGCGCGTGCAGCGGAGCGTCGCGGTAGAGGTCGAGCGCCTCTTCCGGGGTGATCCGCCCACCTGCGGCGGCGCGGTCGAGGACGGACTGAAGGTCGGCCTTCTCGGTCACCGGGGCGTCCCTTTCGTAAGTTTCGTAAGGGTTGTGGACGGACCACGCCAGCGTACGCCAGGGGTGGGGAACGTCCGACGTCAGGCGGTGTAGCCCCCCAGCAGCAGCCCCACGAAGGCCCCGCCGATCAGGAA
The window above is part of the Streptomyces venezuelae genome. Proteins encoded here:
- the mqnC gene encoding cyclic dehypoxanthinyl futalosine synthase; amino-acid sequence: MTEKADLQSVLDRAAAGGRITPEEALDLYRDAPLHALGAAADAVRRRRYAGTEHIATYIIERNINYTNVCVTACKFCAFYAAPKDTKKGWSRDLDDILRRCAETVELGGTQIMFQGGHHPDYGVEYYEKHFAAIKKEFPQLVIHSLGASEVEHMARISKVSVEEAIQRINAAGLDSFAGAGAELLPARPRKAIAPLKESGERWLEIMEISHNLGVESTSTMLMGTGETNAERIEHLRMIRDVQDRTGGFRAFIPYTYQPENNHLKGRTQATIFEYIRMIAISRIFLDNVAHIQGSWLTTGKEAGQLTLHYGADDLGSVMLEENVVSSAGAKHRNNLRDMIDMIRTADRVPAQRATTYEHLVVHDDPANDPVDDRVASHISSTAIEGGTAHPELKLLASN
- a CDS encoding imidazolonepropionase-like domain-containing protein, whose translation is MLTLHVAEHTPETAVLVSGASVAAVGPYDDLAAAHPSARVRRWPGILTPGLLNPYAPELLEATYHPDPRESDTLGVDPIGGERARAIFAADPARLGASARRGVQRLLAHGTVAVAGDLRARPAVDAVRRASLPVGHRPPTLPGPPSLSPTPLILLPPLSRSSPARFAIFDVRDRQDLVRRGAATCVATVLEGRLVYRAR